One Ranitomeya imitator isolate aRanImi1 chromosome 1, aRanImi1.pri, whole genome shotgun sequence DNA window includes the following coding sequences:
- the LOC138657083 gene encoding toll-like receptor 1, producing MAMTSFLTLAAVFMPALCDNYPVIPSNDVVSNYSYKSLTSAPTNVPANTTVLDLSHNYIRKLETRDFNYLSDLRVLIVSYNQITELDSNVFDANLCLEYLDLSNNQLENISNTFPVLLHHLDISSNNFSTLSVCRGLTNLLQLEYLGLGAANILKSDLEAVSHLRLRQVFIDLNGLNKYENSSLLVLNTNLLHLASLFDQKDLFNVLFDAVKTSKFLELDNFGKWEGKFPDEHISAIINNSRVSHLTMRNFGIPWNKVVLILQKIWHSSLESLHLHNLTIQGFIYYIEFDYFNTSMKELLVEHVAIQFFLFNQSHLYGLFSEMNIKNLTMKHSNLLFMTCPRKPSTFEYIDFSNNAVTDDIFQNCLTLTKLKTLKLAGNKLQKLSKVSLMTEKMSSLQYLDVRNNPLDYSGEDCYWSPSIRKLNMASCSLPNSVFRCLPKNVTMVNLYKNDISNVLLKNTDLINLEHLDLGYNRLSDLPDCTLFPRLMTINVEYNQFPYPSPESLQNCTGLIQINIGNNPFHCFCEIKKFINERRKSPGKFIGWPDAYVCERPDDVRGMRLSDFYLPDMYCNVFIMVPVIVVPIIIGLFLIFGLCKYFDVPWFFKMIWQLLRTKQRTRKSKKGYQELKKDFSFHAFISYSENDASWVKNVLLPGVQSMNDIRICQHERNFTPGKSIVENIITCIDNSYKSVFVLSPHFVQSEWCHYELYFAQHKLYSENTDNLILILLEPIPQYLIPSRYFKLKALMKQRTYLEWPREKSKHALFWANLRAAISINLSDFEHESSVSVPSVSA from the coding sequence ATGGCTATGACCTCCTTTCTCACCCTGGCTGCTGTCTTCATGCCCGCCTTATGTGATAATTACCCAGTGATTCCAAGTAATGACGTTGTTTCTAACTACTCCTACAAGTCACTGACCAGTGCGCCAACAAACGTGCCCGCAAATACTACTGTACTGGATCTATCGCACAATTACATCCGAAAACTGGAAACAAGAGACTTCAACTACTTGTCGGATCTCAGAGTCCTCATCGTATCTTACAACCAAATCACTGAGTTGGACTCCAATGTTTTTGACGCAAACCTTTGTCTGGAATACTTGGATTTATCCAACAACCAGCTTGAAAACATATCCAACACCTTTCCAGTTCTTCTTCATCATCTGGACATTTCATCCAATAATTTTTCCACGTTGTCTGTTTGTAGAGGCCTCACAAATCtcctgcaactggaatatttaggtCTTGGAGCAGCTAATATTCTTAAATCTGATTTAGAAGCAGTTTCTCACTTACGTTTGCGGCAGGTATTCATTGACTTGAATGgcttaaataaatatgaaaattcTAGCCTCCTGGTTTTGAATACAAACCTCTTACATCTCGCTTCACTTTTTGATCAAAAAGACCTTTTCAACGTACTTTTTGATGCAGTCAAAACATCAAAGTTTTTGGAACTAGACAATTTTGGTAAATGGGAAGGAAAATTTCCAGATGAACATATTTCAGCAATAATCAATAACTCACGGGTTTCACATTTAACCATGAGGAACTTTGGCATACCATGGAATAAGGTAGTCCTAATTCTTCAGAAAATCTGGCACTCCTCTCTGGAGAGCTTACACTTACATAATCTCACAATTCAGGGTTTTATTTATTACATTGAGTTTGACTATTTTAACACTTCTATGAAAGAACTTTTAGTTGAACATGTTGCAATTCAATTTTTTCTCTTCAATCAGAGCCATTTATACGGTCTTTTTTCTGAAATGAACATAAAGAATCTTACAATGAAACATTCGAATTTACTTTTCATGACATGTCCGAGGAAGCCTAGCACCTTTGAATACATTGACTTTTCCAATAACGCAGTCACAGATGATATATTTCAGAACTGCCTGACATTGAcaaagttaaaaacattaaaacTGGCAGGAAATAAGTTACAAAAGTTGTCTAAAGTAAGCCTCATGACGGAGAAGATGTCATCCTTACAATATCTAGACGTTCGGAACAATCCTCTGGATTACAGTGGAGAAGACTGTTACTGGTCACCAAGCATAAGAAAGTTAAATATGGCGTCTTGTTCATTGCCCAACTCTGTATTTCGGTGCTTACCAAAAAATGTCACAATGGTTAATTTGTACAAGAATGATATATCaaatgtcctattgaaaaatactgATTTGATAAACTTAGAACACCTTGATCTTGGATATAATAGACTCTCTGACCTGCCAGATTGCACGTTATTCCCCCGTCTTATGACAATAAATGTTGAGTACAACCAGTTCCCATATCCTTCTCCTGAGTCTCTCCAAAACTGCACAGGACTGATACAAATTAACATCGGTAACAACCCGTTCCATTGTTTCTGTGAGATAAAAAAATTCATAAATGAGAGAAGAAAGTCCCCGGGGAAGTTTATTGGTTGGCCGGATGCCTATGTGTGTGAAAGACCTGATGATGTAAGAGGCATGAGGTTGAGTGATTtctacctgcctgacatgtactgtAATGTCTTCATAATGGTTCCAGTCATTGTTGTTCCAATAATCATTGGCCTTTTTCTCATTTTTGGCCTGTGTAAGTATTTTGATGTACCTTGGTTTTTCAAAATGATCTGGCAATTATTAAGAACAAAGCAGAGGACTAGGAAATCCAAGAAAGGCTACCAGGAGCTCAAGAAAGATTTTTCATTCCATGCTTTCATCTCCTATAGTGAAAATGATGCATCTTGGGTGAAGAACGTTTTGTTGCCCGGCGTTCAGAGCATGAATGATATACGTATCTGTCAGCACGAGAGAAATTTTACTCCAGGAAAAAGCATAGTGGAAAACATCATAACATGCATTGATAATAGCTATAAGTCGGTCTTTGTGTTGTCCCCACATTTTGTTCAGAGTGAATGGTGTCATTACGAACTTTATTTTGCTCAACACAAGCTTTATTCTGAAAACACAGATAACCTAATCCTTATTCTACTGGAACCGATCCCGCAATACCTTATTCCTTCACGATATTTCAAATTAAAGGCTCTCATGAAACAAAGAACCTATCTGGAATGGCCACGCGAGAAAAGTAAGCATGCCCTATTCTGGGCCAACTTAAGGGCAGCTATCAGCATCAATTTGTCTGATTTTGAACATGAAAGCTCTGTTTCTGTCCCAAGTGTAAGTGCGTAA